From one Lotus japonicus ecotype B-129 chromosome 3, LjGifu_v1.2 genomic stretch:
- the LOC130745655 gene encoding 7-dehydrocholesterol reductase encodes MGETKKSEIVHSPLVTYASMISLLTLCPPFVILLWYTMTLADGSILQTFNNLNQTGVKTFFLHSWPKPSATAYKIIAVYAAFEAALQLLLPGKTVHGPVSPAGNVPVYKANGVAAYLVTLITYLGLWWFGIFNPTIVYDHLGEIFSALIFGSLVFCVLLYIKGHLAPSSTDSGSSGNIIIDFYWGMELYPRIGKYFDIKVFTNCRFGMMSWAVLALTYCIKQYEENGKVADSMLVNTTLMLVYVTKFFWWEAGYWNTMDIAHDRAGFYICWGCLVWVPSVYTSPGMYLVNHPVNLGTQLALFILVAGILCIYINYDCDRQRQEFRRTNGKCLVWGKAPSKIEASYTTSSGQTKRSLLLTSGWWGLSRHFHYVPEILAAFFWTVPALFNHFLPYFYVIFLTILLFDRAKRDDDRCRSKYGKYWKLYCDKVPYRIIPGIY; translated from the exons ATGGGGGAAACGAAGAAGAGTGAAATTGTTCACTCACCACTAGTCACCTACGCTTCCATGATTTCTCTCCTCACACTCTGTCCTCCATTCGTAATCCTCCT ATGGTACACCATGACACTCGCCGATGGATCCATTTTACAAACATTCAACAACTTGAACCAAACCGGCGTCAAAACCTTCTTCCTCCATTCATGGCCCAAACCCTCTGCAACCGCTTACAAAATCATCGCCGTCTACGCCGCATTTGAAGCCGCgcttcagcttcttctcccCGGTAAAACTGTTCACGGCCCTGTCTCCCCCGCCGGCAACGTACCTGTCTACAAG GCGAATGGTGTTGCAGCGTATCTAGTGACTTTGATTACTTATCTTGGTTTATGGTG GTTTGGGATATTCAACCCTACAATTGTTTATGATCATTTGGGAGAGATATTTTCAGCCTTGATCTTTGGGAGCTTGGTCTTTTGTGTTCTCTTATACATAAAA GGTCATTTGGCACCATCTTCCACGGATTCTGGTTCCTCGGGGAACATAATCATTGATTTTTACTGG GGTATGGAGCTCTATCCACGCATTGGAAAATATTTTGACATAAAAGTTTTCACAAACTGTAGATTTGGAATGATGTCATGGGCTGTTCTTGCACTAACCTATTGCATAAAGCAG TATGAAGAAAATGGGAAAGTAGCTGACTCGATGCTTGTAAATACTACATTAATGCTGGTGTATGTTACCAAGTTTTTCTGGTGGGAAGCTGGATATTGGAACACAATGGATATTGCACATGATCGAG CTGGATTTTATATTTGCTGGGGCTGTTTGGTGTGGGTTCCATCTGTGTACACTTCTCCTGGAATGTACCTTGTCAACCATCCTGTAAATCTTGGCACCCAG CTTGCTCTTTTTATCTTAGTGGCTGGCATTCTTTGCATATACATCAACTATGATTGTGACAGGCAAAGGCAAGAATTTCGTCGGACAAATGGAAAATGCTTGGTCTGGGGAAAAGCTCCATCAAAG ATAGAGGCCTCATATACTACTAGTTCTGGGCAAACAAAAAGAAGCCTTCTTTTAACCTCTGGATG GTGGGGATTATCTCGTCATTTTCATTATGTCCCTGAAATACTAGCTGCTTTCTTCTGGACAGTGCCAGCTCTTTTCAATCAT TTTTTACCTTACTTCTATGTGATATTTCTTACCATCCTTCTTTTTGATCGAGCAAAAAGGGATGACGATCGATGCAGATCCAA GTATGGCAAGTACTGGAAACTGTATTGCGACAAGGTTCCTTACAGAATCATTCCGGGAATATACTGA
- the LOC130745659 gene encoding uncharacterized protein LOC130745659 isoform X2, translating into MCSCGMDKHILLVLLVLLSFSMMNTNGIGDDNEAEQGKKESFWQWHKLRSAYSIYSSAFSPFSVGQYWGVLKALVAQAYARVFPPNIERGEEPEAMANNGAGEKVKEALAKSLGTSKATLEDTAKSAADIAGDTMQKAKEKLKRSSSEVGEGKRPNEL; encoded by the exons ATGTGCTCATGCGGTATGGATAAACACATATTGCTAGTGTTGTTGGTTTTGTTAAGCTTCTCAATGATGAATACCAATGGAATTGGAGATGATAATGAAGCTGAGCAGGGGAAGAAAGAATCATTCTGGCAGTGGCACAAACTGAGAAGCGCTTATTCTATCTATTCATCAGCATTTTCTCCTTTTAGTGTTGGCCAGTACTGGGGTGTGCTTAAGGCGCTTGTTGCTCAAGCATATGCGCGCGTCTTTCCTCCCAATATAGA GAGAGGAGAAGAACCCGAAGCCATGGCAAATAATGGAGCAGGGGAGAAGGTGAAAGAAGCCTTAGCTAAAAGCCTAGGAACGAGTAAAGCTACCTTGGAGGATACAGCAAAATCAGCAGCAGACATAGCAGGGGATACCATGCAGAAGGCAAAAGAGAAACTCAAGAGAAGCTCCTCGGAGGTGGGGGAAGGAAAACGTCCAAACGAGCTCTAA
- the LOC130745659 gene encoding uncharacterized protein LOC130745659 isoform X1 produces the protein MCSCGMDKHILLVLLVLLSFSMMNTNGIGDDNEAEQGKKESFWQWHKLRSAYSIYSSAFSPFSVGQYWGVLKALVAQAYARVFPPNIDFRRGEEPEAMANNGAGEKVKEALAKSLGTSKATLEDTAKSAADIAGDTMQKAKEKLKRSSSEVGEGKRPNEL, from the exons ATGTGCTCATGCGGTATGGATAAACACATATTGCTAGTGTTGTTGGTTTTGTTAAGCTTCTCAATGATGAATACCAATGGAATTGGAGATGATAATGAAGCTGAGCAGGGGAAGAAAGAATCATTCTGGCAGTGGCACAAACTGAGAAGCGCTTATTCTATCTATTCATCAGCATTTTCTCCTTTTAGTGTTGGCCAGTACTGGGGTGTGCTTAAGGCGCTTGTTGCTCAAGCATATGCGCGCGTCTTTCCTCCCAATATAGA TTTCAGGAGAGGAGAAGAACCCGAAGCCATGGCAAATAATGGAGCAGGGGAGAAGGTGAAAGAAGCCTTAGCTAAAAGCCTAGGAACGAGTAAAGCTACCTTGGAGGATACAGCAAAATCAGCAGCAGACATAGCAGGGGATACCATGCAGAAGGCAAAAGAGAAACTCAAGAGAAGCTCCTCGGAGGTGGGGGAAGGAAAACGTCCAAACGAGCTCTAA
- the LOC130745658 gene encoding uncharacterized membrane protein At1g16860-like, translating into MGSRFPSHQLSNGLYVSGRPEQPKERTPTMSSVAMPYTGGDIKKSGELGKMFDIPSDGSKSRKSGPLSNAPSRTGSFAGAASHSGPIMQNAAARSAYVTSGNVAAGGMSGSASMKKTNSGPLNKHGEPIKKSSGPQSGGGTRQNSGPIPPVLPTTGLITSGPLNSSGAPRKVSGPLETTGSMKSHSSSVAHNPAVTTLSLDDEYSFKRNFPKPILWSVILIFLMGFIAGGFILGAVHNAILLSVVAVLFAVVAALFTWNSCCGRKAIAGFISQYPDAELRTAKNGQFVKVSGVVTCGNVPLESSFHKIPRCVYTSTSLFEYRGWDSKAANPKHRHFTWGLRSTERHVVDFYISDFQSGLRALVKTGYGARVTPYVDDSIVIDVNPANKDMSPEFLQWLGDRKLSSDDRIMRLKEGYIKEGSTVSVMGVVQRNDNVLMIVPPPEPLTTGCQWAKCIFPASLEGIVLRCEDTSKVDVIPV; encoded by the exons ATGGGTTCAAGATTCCCATCTCATCAGCTAAGCAATGGCCTGTATGTATCGGGCCGTCCTGAACAGCCGAAAGAAAGGACACCGACAATGAGCTCAGTTGCCATGCCTTATACTGGCGGTGACATCAAGAAATCGGGAGAATTGGGGAAAATGTTTGACATCCCCTCAGATGGCTCTAAATCTAGAAAGTCTGGTCCCTTAAGTAATGCTCCTTCTAGGACGGGATCCTTTGCGGGCGCCGCTTCTCACTCTGGACCTATCATGCAAAATGCGGCGGCTCGCTCTGCTTATGTCACATCTGGTAATGTCGCTGCCGGAGGAATGTCCGGTTCAGCCTCAATGAAAAAGACCAACTCTGGCCCGCTGAATAAACACGGGGAACCAATCAAGAAATCATCTGGCCCTCAATCTGGTGGAGGTACACGCCAAAACTCTGGGCCGATACCTCCTGTTCTTCCTACGACTGGTCTGATTACATCCGGCCCGCTAAATTCATCTGGGGCTCCTAGGAAGGTGTCTGGTCCGTTAGAGACTACAGGATCGATGAAATCACATAGTTCCTCTGTGGCTCACAATCCAGCTGTGACTACTCTTAGTTTAGATGATGAATATTCCTTCAAGAGGAACTTCCCTAAACCAATATTGTGGTCTGTGATTCTGATTTTTCTTATGGGATTCATTGCTGGCGGTTTTATTCTTGGAGCTGTCCACAATGCCATACTCCTTAGTGTTGTCGCAGTTCTTTTTGCTGTGGTTGCTGCATTATTCACTTGGAATAGTTGTTGCGGAAGGAAAGCCATTGCTGGTTTCATTTCTCAATATCCTGATGCAGAGCTTCGAACTGCCAAGAATGGGCAATTTGTGAAGGTTTCTGGG GTGGTTACCTGCGGAAATGTTCCACTAGAGTCCTCCTTTCATAAAATTCCTAGATGTGTATATACATCCACAAGCTTGTTTGAATATCGAGGATGGGATTCAAAAGCAGCTAATCCAAAACATCGCCATTTTACATGGGGACTTCGTTCAACTGAG AGGCATGTGGTTGACTTTTACATCTCTGATTTCCAATCTGGATTGAGAGCATTGGTTAAAACAGGCTATGGTGCAAGGGTGACTCCCTATGTTGATGATTCCATTGTAATTGATGTTAATCCAGCCAATAAAGACATGTCCCCTGAGTTTCTTCAATGGTTGGGAGACAGAAAGCTTTCTAGCGACGATCGTATTATGCGATTAAAAGAAGG GTACATCAAAGAAGGTAGCACGGTGAGCGTAATGGGAGTTGTTCAAAGAAATGACAATGTGCTGATGATTGTGCCTCCTCCTGAGCCTTTGACGACCGGATGCCAATGGGCGAAATGTATATTTCCAGCTAGCCTTGAGGGTATTGTTTTGAGATGCGAAGATACATCGAAGGTTGATGTCATTCCAGTGTAG